In Hyphomicrobiaceae bacterium, one DNA window encodes the following:
- a CDS encoding lipid A biosynthesis acyltransferase codes for MTAPASRLRDLQFRLEYALLRTLVAGVRAVPLDRATAFSARWWRRLAPILSPKRHKRALANLAIAFPDMTPSERERIALAAWENLGRVMAETMQIDRLIKDPSRITIANAKVFDRYRDKLGPIVGCSLHLGNWELAIWPLTLAGAQPAAVYRSVNNPYVDQFLRDQRKDLYPGGLFGRGRVEGSHGESQKTARAIMDYVRQGGRLGVVCDLYDRTGLPVPFFGKDAPTVTIPAMIARRTGGRIWMSRCVRQGAESRFVIELKELKVPRTANQSEDVKWVTAAMTRQFEEWVRETPEQWMWSNRRWS; via the coding sequence ATGACGGCTCCCGCCTCGCGCTTGAGAGACCTGCAGTTCCGTTTGGAATATGCATTGCTGCGCACCTTGGTAGCGGGGGTGCGCGCCGTTCCGCTCGACCGCGCAACCGCGTTTTCGGCCCGCTGGTGGCGCAGGCTGGCGCCGATCCTAAGCCCAAAGCGCCATAAGCGCGCGCTTGCCAATCTCGCAATCGCGTTCCCAGACATGACACCATCAGAACGCGAGCGCATCGCGCTGGCCGCCTGGGAAAATCTCGGTCGCGTAATGGCGGAAACGATGCAGATCGACCGTTTGATCAAAGACCCTTCTCGCATCACCATTGCGAATGCAAAGGTCTTCGATCGATATCGCGACAAGCTGGGCCCGATTGTGGGTTGCTCGTTGCATCTAGGCAATTGGGAACTGGCCATCTGGCCGCTGACGCTGGCAGGCGCCCAGCCGGCCGCGGTCTACCGCTCCGTCAACAATCCCTACGTCGATCAGTTTCTGCGCGACCAACGCAAGGACCTTTATCCCGGCGGCCTCTTCGGCCGCGGCAGGGTTGAAGGCAGCCATGGCGAAAGCCAAAAGACCGCACGCGCCATCATGGACTACGTGCGCCAAGGCGGGCGTTTGGGGGTGGTGTGTGATCTCTATGATCGCACCGGGCTTCCCGTACCCTTCTTTGGCAAGGACGCTCCGACCGTTACGATTCCCGCCATGATTGCACGCCGCACGGGTGGACGCATCTGGATGTCGCGATGCGTACGCCAGGGTGCGGAAAGCCGCTTCGTTATCGAACTCAAGGAACTCAAGGTTCCCCGCACCGCGAACCAGAGCGAAGACGTGAAATGGGTGACGGCTGC
- a CDS encoding FAD-dependent monooxygenase, whose protein sequence is MTKGLQAVVVGAGPAGLAAGLAFAHLGVCTAVVGPISDPKDGRTAALFQGSIEMLRRIGAWDAIKDQSEPIKAIRLIDSTGGLLRAPEVTFWAHEIGLDAFGYNVPTGGLTAALENVAANRLFRISNTGVKGINIGSNRAVLQMHDGDVVETSLVAGADGRNSLAREAAGIETERWTYPQAAVVATFAHTRAHQQISTELHRRAGPLTVVPMPGNASSLVWVDTPEEAARLAALSETEFNRALKVHVGGILGTMSGFSPRRVFPLSGQTARVLGRNRIGLIGESAHIIPPIGAQGLNLSLRDGATLAELAADAIACGKDPGSNEVLSAYEARRRHDVSARVWTIDVMNKSLLSEYLPVHIARGAGILALKTIAPLRHQVMREGITPSFATPRLMHP, encoded by the coding sequence ATGACAAAGGGTCTTCAAGCGGTAGTCGTTGGCGCGGGTCCGGCAGGACTGGCAGCAGGCTTGGCATTTGCTCACCTTGGCGTATGCACTGCCGTGGTCGGACCGATCTCCGACCCTAAAGACGGTCGCACCGCGGCGCTGTTTCAAGGCTCGATCGAAATGCTGCGTCGGATCGGTGCGTGGGACGCGATCAAGGATCAAAGCGAACCCATCAAAGCGATCCGGCTCATCGACTCCACCGGCGGCCTGTTGCGCGCGCCGGAGGTCACCTTCTGGGCCCACGAGATCGGTCTTGATGCCTTCGGATACAACGTCCCCACGGGTGGCCTCACCGCGGCACTCGAGAACGTCGCCGCGAACCGTCTCTTCCGCATCTCAAACACGGGAGTGAAAGGCATCAACATCGGAAGCAATCGCGCCGTTTTGCAAATGCACGACGGCGACGTTGTTGAGACCAGCCTGGTCGCTGGCGCCGATGGACGCAATTCGCTCGCCCGCGAAGCTGCCGGAATTGAGACCGAGCGCTGGACGTATCCGCAAGCTGCAGTCGTCGCGACCTTTGCCCATACGCGCGCGCACCAACAAATCTCGACAGAGTTGCATAGACGCGCAGGCCCTCTCACAGTCGTGCCAATGCCCGGCAACGCGTCGAGCCTCGTCTGGGTCGACACGCCTGAGGAAGCGGCTCGCCTGGCGGCGCTCTCGGAGACCGAATTCAATCGGGCGCTGAAGGTCCACGTCGGGGGTATCCTTGGCACAATGAGTGGATTTTCTCCGCGCCGGGTCTTTCCCCTTTCTGGCCAAACAGCTCGGGTGTTGGGGCGCAACCGCATCGGACTGATAGGCGAATCGGCCCATATCATTCCGCCGATCGGGGCCCAAGGCCTGAACCTGTCGCTGCGTGACGGCGCAACGCTGGCGGAGCTTGCCGCCGACGCTATTGCCTGCGGAAAAGATCCTGGGTCTAACGAGGTCCTCTCAGCCTACGAAGCGCGGCGGCGACACGATGTAAGCGCTCGGGTCTGGACGATCGACGTCATGAACAAATCGCTGCTTTCAGAATATCTTCCGGTCCATATCGCCCGCGGTGCAGGCATTCTGGCACTCAAAACAATCGCGCCACTGCGCCATCAGGTGATGCGGGAAGGGATCACTCCCTCTTTCGCTACACCCCGGCTTATGCACCCCTAA